A region from the Citrobacter telavivensis genome encodes:
- the ubiH gene encoding 2-octaprenyl-6-methoxyphenyl hydroxylase, with amino-acid sequence MSVIIVGGGMVGATLALAISRLSQGTLPVHLIEATAPEADSHPGFDARAIALAAGTCQQLARIGVWQAIADCATAIHTVHVSDRGHAGFVTLNADDYRIPALGQVVELHDVGLRLFSLLRKAPGVTLHCPDRVASVSRTQEQVNVTLETGETIVGRVLVAADGTRSALATACGVDWQQEPYEQLAVIANVSTAVAHNGRAFERFTAHGPLAMLPMSEGRCSLVWCHPLEQREEILSWSDERFCRELQTAFGWRLGKITHAGKRSAYPLSLTTAAKAFTHRTVLVGNAAQTLHPIAGQGFNLGLRDVMSLAETLTTAQAIGRDVGDYAVLAHYQHRRQGDRQATVGVTDSLVHLFANRWAPLVVGRNVGLMTMELCPPARDAFAQRTLGWVAR; translated from the coding sequence ATGAGCGTGATCATTGTTGGCGGTGGCATGGTGGGCGCGACGCTGGCGCTGGCCATTTCCCGGTTAAGTCAGGGAACACTGCCGGTTCATCTGATTGAAGCGACCGCCCCTGAAGCAGACAGTCATCCTGGGTTTGATGCCCGGGCGATTGCGCTTGCGGCGGGAACCTGCCAACAACTGGCGCGAATCGGTGTCTGGCAGGCGATTGCCGATTGTGCCACCGCGATCCATACGGTTCACGTCAGCGATCGAGGCCATGCCGGATTTGTGACGCTCAACGCTGATGATTATCGCATTCCGGCGCTGGGGCAGGTGGTTGAACTGCACGACGTGGGGCTGCGCTTGTTTTCCCTGCTGCGAAAAGCGCCAGGCGTCACGTTGCACTGCCCGGACCGGGTTGCCAGCGTGTCGCGCACCCAGGAACAGGTGAATGTCACGCTGGAAACGGGCGAAACGATCGTCGGACGCGTTCTGGTGGCGGCAGATGGGACGCGTTCTGCGTTGGCAACCGCCTGCGGCGTTGACTGGCAGCAGGAACCTTATGAGCAGTTGGCGGTGATCGCTAACGTCTCAACTGCGGTTGCCCATAACGGCCGCGCGTTTGAACGGTTTACGGCGCATGGCCCCCTGGCGATGCTGCCGATGTCTGAAGGGCGCTGTTCGCTGGTGTGGTGTCATCCGCTGGAACAACGTGAGGAAATTCTGAGCTGGTCAGATGAACGCTTCTGCCGTGAACTTCAGACGGCTTTCGGCTGGCGGTTGGGGAAAATCACCCACGCGGGCAAACGCAGCGCGTATCCGCTTTCTCTCACTACGGCGGCGAAGGCGTTTACGCACCGCACCGTGCTGGTGGGCAACGCCGCGCAGACGCTGCACCCGATTGCGGGGCAGGGGTTTAACCTTGGACTGCGTGATGTTATGAGCCTCGCCGAAACGCTCACAACAGCTCAGGCGATAGGCAGGGACGTCGGCGACTACGCCGTGCTCGCGCACTATCAACATCGTCGTCAGGGGGATCGCCAGGCCACGGTCGGCGTGACGGACAGTCTGGTTCATCTGTTTGCCAACCGCTGGGCGCCGCTGGTTGTCGGGCGCAACGTGGGTCTGATGACCATGGAATTATGCCCTCCCGCCCGCGATGCGTTTGCACAGCGGACGTTAGGTTGGGTGGCGCGGTAA